The sequence GCCGGAGGGAGGGGACAGTCTGGGCTCCTTTGGGAAACACCTGCAGTTTCAGGTTGTGCAGTGAATTCAGCCCCTGGTATTCTGGCTCCTAAGCCCATTAAGCTCATGACGAGGCAAAATGGGGCAGAAGTGTCACTTCTCAGCTGTGAGTGGCCTACACTCCCCATCCCAAAGGCAGGCTGTGGGCAGTGCCCCAGGAGCTGGGCCCAAGGTTTCCAGGCCGTGGGGGACACTGCTTCAGAGTAGTGGCTGAAATGCAGCAGTGAACAGCTGTGTTAGAGAAGGTGCCGGTCTCTAATGCCCCGCcgaccccttcccctgagccctgTGGAGGAGGGGGCACCGTGCCCTTTGCGGGCGCTAACTCTGTGCATTGCCTTTGCAGACATCACCCTACAGTGGCTTATTCAGCACTCAAAGTCCAGGAGAAGCTGAGAGCCCTGAGACCATGCCTCGGAGCGAGGAAGATGCCATTGTCCAAGCCCCCCTTCTCTCAgtcccctgctctctgtccctctctctctctagatgGGTATTTTTAGGGGACCCGAGGCTCTGCTCCTGCTGAGACGGAGCTCCTGTTTTTATTGTAAAGAAGCTGTCggactcctctctctctctctctccccctctcgtTTTGGCACTGTTCTGTTGTGGTCGATGTGTAcacagtatatatatatgtatatatctattTTAATTTAAGCAATTACGCTGTTACGAAACTGGGCTCTGTGACCTGTAGAAGTGCTGGAGGTGGTTGAGCCCCCAAGGCAGTATTGGGAGGGTGTCGTGGGAGCGGAGCAGCTTGGCTGGACCATTCCATGCTGAATGCAGGCCCCCATGGGGGCGTCCCTCCAACCCTGAGGCCTGTGGGCCCCTCTGATATCTTCACTAGGTCcggctctccccctccccgcccccccaccaaaaaaaagcCTTTAGAGCTCCCCGTGCCCACCCCCGCTCTCTGTGCTGCATGTGGACatggccctggggggcagggcaatGGGGGCTTTTGAGGTCAGCAGTCTTGACCAGGCTGTGGGGAGTCAGTGCTGTGCCCGTCTACAGAGCCACCCCTCCTGCTCCTagacctctgccccttccccaggcattCGGCCTTTCGATCCCATGCTTAGGCAGGGATTGGGCGCTGGCAGGGGcaactccctctctccctccctctccgcTTCCCTTCCTGCAACCCAGGCCCCAAAGTCTCCACAAGTGACTcacttctgccccctcccctggctgtggaggaaggtggGGGCACTCTGCCATTCCTCCAGGTTGCTTTGGGGAGGTCTCCAGCTCCTTAGACGCTCTCTGGGTGGGGCGAGCTGTGCAGCATGGGGGTCAGGGTGAGCTGGTACCTGCGGGCCAGCGACCAGCGCCTTGGGAATGCTCTCTGTGCCCAGAGCTAGGGAGGGAGCCGTGGCACCTGCTAACCCAGGTCCTGCCGAGGCCCGTGCAGAGGGGTGGTGTGCAGCACACACTCACCTGTGCTCTCGTGACCTGTCATTGGCTCTGCCGTGGGGTTAGGCCCCCCTTCACTCAGGGGAGGGCTCAGCGCTGTTGCAATTGCTGTAGAACTGAAGCCAAGGACAAAGCTCCGAGGAaggcctttcccctctccccatgctCCAGCATCCGGGAGCAGGGTTCCCCTCATGCTGCAGCCCAGGAGGGGGTGTCTGCCCCAGCTCATGTACCCACCTCATACCTGGGAGATCAGGGGCTCAGGCTCTGGTGAGCCAGAGATGGGAAAGCCCCTTCCGGCCTCGTCCCGCCCTGGGCCCACGGAGAGAGATTGTGCCCTGCGGTGGGGCTCTCCACCTTGGCTTCTGGGTCTAGGGGCATGGctctcccttccccaggaggGTCTGTGTGTTGAAGGCTGGCAGCCAGAGACCCCACCCCACACCGTGTGAGTCCAGGAGCTTTAGAtatctctgcccccttcccaccccccaccccccggaagTGAGGCGGGCTTCCCTGTGCTCCAAGTTCTGGCAGTGGGGCTGCCTTATGTCCACCCCCTGCAGTGCTGGGTGTGGGCTCCCCCTTGCTTGATGTGCTTCCCCCTCTAAACTGCTCCCTTCCATTCCAGTGATGTGCATGTTGGGAGGAGGGCTGGCCCTTGTTGGGGCGGGGGAAGGTGTTTGCAGCAGGATGGGGCATGTCTGGCTGCCCACAGTCCCAGCACAGCAGATCTGCTCTGGAAGATGCCAGGGCTGCTGTGCAAAGCTCCCCATGACTCTGTTCCCATCCCAGGGCTGTTCACTCAGGGCTCTCGTGGACTAGAAACAAGCTGGCCGGCTGTGTCACACTGCTGCCCCCAGGTCTGTCCCAGCCCCAGAGGGGGCACAGCTGAGAGTGCTGGCACAGGGGCACGTCGAGGGGGTGTTGGCCTCTCTCCCAGTACGCAGGGGCCAGAGGAAAGGCCTGTCTCCATGGAACGGCGGGGCTGATGGGCCCTGTGTGATGTCAAGGTGGAATTCCTTGCCCTCTACAGCCCCGGCTAGTAGGTCTGGTCTCCAGCCAGCCAGcggcagggaggggaagtggcagccaggcctggaaggaggggaaaggagcaCCAGTGTGCTCCAGCCCATGTGACTTCTGTGCAGTGCTGGAGCCTGCTGATGGAGCCTGGAGGTGGCCCGGAGCCGGCTGGGGGCGAAGCGGCAGGACCCGGGGAAGGACCATGAGGCAGCTGCTGCGCACAGCCTGCCTCTGTCCGGCTGAGGGCAGCTGCCTGTAATCCAGGCCCAGCCGCATCCCCCCCGTCCAGTGTGTCAGCTCGGGGCGGCCAAGAGCCCTGGGCTCCTTCCCTGGCCCCCCACTCTGCACGGGGCGGGGGCGTCCAGCCTGCTTTGTTCTTCTCTTTTCTCGTTTTCGCAGAATTGCACAAGGAGCCATTTCCATGGTTTATTTAATGAATTGTAAAGTGGTGTCATTTATTCCTTTTTTAGGAGAGATTTTTTGGCTCATATTGACCTTCTCTGTTGGGAAATGATTCTTGTaactgtacaatttttttttggccTCCTAATCATAATAAATTAACAGTTTTGTGTTGCGGGGGCGTTTGCTGTGGTCTTGTTTCCTCTCCTCATCTCACCAGCCTGTCAGGGGTCTTGGCACATGGTCCATCTGCCAGGGACGACTCGCACCCTTGCACAGTTAAACCAGGGCTTTCTTGGGCACTGCCCTATTGCCCGAGGGCGAGAGCAGCTGGGGCTTGatgtcagggctggggcttgtcattctgagcaggggcagaggctggCAGTGGGGCTCATCCCCCATGTTCACCCTCTCATAGCCCACTCGACTTAACCCCTTCAGGCATGTAACTAGGTTGGCAGCCGAATCGTCAGCTGGGCAGCAGCGTCAGCTCTTCCTGCTGTGGTAGAGATGACggagaaggtggggggggggggagagaagtcTCCCAGGGCCTCGTGTCCTTGACCCGcaaggtggggctggagggggggtagCGTTCGTCACCCCCCaacgctgctctccagctgctccgCGCCGCACTCCTCAGTCTAGCCTGGTCTCACcgcgtggggctcaggctgtcaacGTGGCGGTCGATGTTGCAGGCATAGATCTTGCTTTTTGAGCCTGGGAAAGGGCGTTTAGCCGGGTCGAAGATTGAGATGGCCGTTCTGGGACGGTGGCACAAAGCCCTCGGCTTAGGGCGGCTCCCTTGCCTTAGCCTTGTTGACACTGGGCTGTGCCCTGCTATGGGTCTGGGCTGTGGTGGGTGGAAcgcctccagctccctccccctgctctcctcacCCTCCGCACCAAGGACAACTCCTTGCCCTGTGCAGACTTCTGAGGACCCAGCCCTTGCTTTGCACTATGTCCTCCCTGTCTGTTCAGGGTGAGCCCTACGGGCCAGGCCTGGCCCCCAGCAGCGGGAGAGGGATACGCTCCCTTAAAAGCAGGCTCTCTGCCAGCCCACCAGCCCCGGGCTGCCTGTGCCCTTGTGCCCCTCCTCCCGTGCTCCTTTCCCTGCGCTGCTGGCCTTCCTGGGCTCTGAGTAAGTGTTGGCGAGGTGCCTAGTGCTGCTGGGAGAAACTCAAACAAGCTCCGGCGGGCCCCCTCTAAGCATATCCCGTCCTGGATTAGCACAGTGAAGGCACCTCGAGGGGCAGAGCGGGCTGGGCGCCAGAGCGAGCCACGCCAGCAAGTCTTGGGGGGGTGGCGAACACAGCACTCAAGCCCCAGCCAGCACTAGGGGAAGCCTTTCCCACCGTTGAAAGGCCGGGCTGGGGCTGTGTGCTCCTCTCTGCTGTGCATGCCCAGGGCCCACCCATGCCCATGACTCTCCACGCGACAGTGgggcctcctgcccctgccctgttgCACACCTGGGATTTCAGCAGCAGGTGGTGGCCTGGGGGGCAGatcaccggggggggggagctgtccCGAGCTGTGAGGGTGCAGGGCCAGCATGGCTCCCGCCTACTGTGCTGGGAAAGTATCTGCTGCAGGCTCCTTCCCCCTCTTGCTCTGAGCTGTGGCCTCTCCAGGCacctggctgctccccactcgTACCCACCTCTCCACGCAGTTGCCTCCTTCCAGTTGGCCAGGGCCGGGTGCAGCCTTATACCCCCCTCTCAGGTGCGGGCTCATGGCCTAGGCACTGGGCTAGTTGCCAGCAATgaaggagcggggggtgggggggttgctgATAGAAGCCCCACTGGGGCAAATGCACCCCATCCTACCTGGTGACCAAAACAGGGCAGCTCCCCCTGCtgctaatgtgtgtgtgtgtgtggggggggggggttctacaGGTTCTTGGGCATTTGCATGCAGAGGGGTTGGCATCCAGGGCCCCCTCCAAGGGCACTGAGACTGTGCCATGGAGGGAGACCCTCTGGTGAGGCAAGACCAGGGCCTCCCTGCTATGGGAGAGAGCGAGCGTGTTGAGTGGACGTGGGCCCGAGAGGCTGGTGGAGCAAAGGGGGGACGTGGAGCATgagactccccctccccctaatagggtgtcccctgactgccctacCCGGGATGGGCATGGGATGCCAATGCGGCTGAATACCATACTCCAGCCCCCTCCTAGAGACAGGCAAAGCCAGGGCCAGAGATCCCGTCCCCTGTGGGGTGTGGGGACCCTTGCTCAGGGGCAGGGGCGCTTCCCCCAGCAGCTCATTACCGCAGTGTGAAGGAGCCCGTCTCCCCTCCTGCCGCACTGGTTTCGGCCCCTTTCTGGTCTCCATCCTACCCATGGGGCCGTTGGTGGCCTGGGGCAGGTGCCCCCCTGCGCTGCAGGTCCCATATGCTACTTTCAACCCTGTTTGCACACTGGCAGCCATCCCTGCCTCCGGCTACCCCTCCTCGGCTCGCTTTTCTCAGCCTCTCCCGCCAGCCAGCCTGCCAGGCTCCGGAACAAGCCCTGCATTGttccccctggccccagctcaggaCAAACCAGCACAGAATGAGCCACACGAAGGCAGCTCCCCCCGCCCTGCAGCCCTCGTCCTGCATGCGagtcacagcagcccccagccagctggctgagccccccgccccccagccggGAACGCACCCGGCCATGGCGTGCGGGAAGGACTGTCCGGTCCAGCGGCTCCACTCCTCCCGCACCATCGCTCCCGGGCACCAGCCCTGTGGGACCTACTCCTCCAGCATGTCACCAGGGCAGGGCGGCACGTGGAAGGGAGTGAGGGGGCTGCAGAAGGGCaggcccccgcccccctcccggcTTCCATCATCTCCCAGCATATGCCATGCAAGGGCTGGGATGCTTGGCTAGCGAGGCGCTGGGGGTACGGCATGTACACCCAGGCAGCTGCAGCTTGGCTCCGCATGTGGAcgcttcccccccagcccccccatctATCCATGTAGGCATTTACCCTGCGCTCATCACACCCCTGTGGCCCCCCATTTCCCTGGCCGCCCCCACTCCCGCTGCTTCCCCTAGAGTCACATTTTAATAccctgagctggagctggttgcAGAGGCCAGGGCCTGAAGCCTCCATCATCTCCCCCCACACATGCACACCCTTGGGGCGATGAGGGGTTGCTGGGCTGATTGATGGCCCCTCGAATGCCAgggctgccccctgcctgcacagcGAAAGGAGCGAGCGGCCCAGCCCGCCCGCGAGGGCTGGTCTCCTTGGGAGCTAGCGGGCATGCACGGCTGCCAGCGGGACCTGGTGCCTTTACTGAGTGGGGGGATGCGGGGGGGGCAGCCTTCATGCTCCCGAAACAAAGACAGGGGCTTTTGTCTCCATGGCGACAGGCCCAAGGGAAACCGGTGGGTGTCATTCCCTGGACAAAGCCCTCGCTGAGCTCCTGGTGCTTAGCAACCACCTCCCTCGCCCCGGACTGGGGGTGGCTGCCGAAGCGCAAGAACAAAGAGCTTTAACATCCCTGAGCAACCGGGGGCCAGGAGGctgaggtgggggtgggcagcAAAGCCGAGCCAGCCGGCTCGGCCCGGGCTATGGGCCTGCGTCCCCAGTCATTGCCGCCGAGCCACCAGGAAAGACCGGCTGGGCCCATTCACCAGCTGATTGCCCCGGTTCAGCCGGGCCTCCCGGCGACTCAGCTGCTGTCTAGAGACCAAGCAGGTCACGGGACCACGGCCTCCGTCACCGGGCCTGGGCACAGATGTGCCATGTGGGAACAGAGGCCAGTTTTCTAGCCTATCAGTTTCTCGTTCACGccacctgagctgagatttctcCGGCCTGCCCCGGCCCTGGCAGGCTTTCCTGGCCGCTGAAGGGTGTGATCAGAGACAGCCTCTCACACACAACAGGATCCTGGGGCAGAGCGAAAGCGGGGGGCTGAGGAGGAGGTGTTCCCCGAGCTGCCTCAGCAAAGCGGCCCGTGCTACCAGTGACTGGCGCAAGCTTCACGGCGCTGGCCCATCCCGAAGCCGGGGCTGGGGACGCCGCAGGGTCGGGGGTGATGGCTGTAAAACACTCGGGCAGCCGTTGGGTAATGAGCCCTTTGCACTCGGCGCATTCTCGGCCTGAGATCTCAAAGCGCTGGGTAAGCTGCAAGGCGGATGGGGCTCCATCATGCCAGTCCCCGACCCGCTCTGCACTGGACTTCTCCTGGGACGGGCTGATTTCTGACACACCCTGGTTCAGACGTGCCAAGAGAACAGCCTCACTCCATGTGGCCATATCTGTCCTGCTGGAaaccgggtgggggggggggcatgtggggCTGGGCAGCATGACGTTGACGCAGCAGTTTGCTGCCCTCTTCCAGAGCTCCCAGCGCCTGAGCTCAGGCTGAGCGGGGGGTGAGGTTTTAGGCTGGTTCTCCGTGCAGCTGACCCAGTTTCCCTGCCAGTGCCGGGTAAAAGGCCCAAACTCTCCTCGCCTGGGAAGCCAGTGGTGCAAACCTGGGAGCCCGCCCTGGGGACAGTCCTGCAAAGGGTGGTGCCGTAGGGATTCAGAACCAGGGGCAAGGGAACCGTGGCCCTGAGCCATGTGCCACGCTGCTCGGGGCTGAGCTGGGCGTCACTATTAACCTGGGGACATTACCTTGCTGGTGTGCATTGGGGGGGGGCTTGCCAGGGCCTGGCCAGCGGGATCAGAGAGCATGGGCATGAGGGGGATGCCAGCAAAGAATGACTTTCGGGGGTCACAGTTTCTCTCCCCTGCCTGGGCACGGAGATGGATTCTTGCCCATTTAGGGATATTCAGAGGAGTTTCTTTGCACATTGGTTCTTCTAAGCTGCCAGGGAGCTGGTGGACCCAGAGCTGGGTTGTTTGCCTCCTCCTCCGGCTGCTGGGTGCACAGAAAGCCTGCTTTGTGGGCACGTGCGCTGGGCCCCGGCTCCTGTTGGCTCCTTTCTGCTTCACAAAAGGCCCAGGTGCCATGTGaaggcagcagccagcagaaaCAGGCTCTCTGTGTCGGTGCCGAGGGGGGAGCGGTGCCAGGCTCCCCGACAGGCTGAGACCCTGAGCTTGTGccctactcccctccccacccccactggcaGCAGCCTTCCGGGTAAGGCCGGGGCTCTCCAGGACTGCAGCCTAGCCTGCAGctgcagagcaggagctgggctggggggctgcgcTTTGCCCCAAGCTCACTGTGCCCTTCTGGGGATCTTCAGGGGCGAGGCCAGCTCTTGTTCTTGGGCTTCGGAGGGGTAAGGGACTCGCCCGCGCACTGGGATTAGGGCTCAGGATTAGCTGGCGCTCAGCCCGGAGCTAAAGGCCCCACACGAACATGATTTCTGCTAAGGTGGGAGCCTGATCCTCGGGCCTCTTCGGGCTGCTTTGTGCCACCAGGGCTGTGCCCCGCAGCCAGAAAGCAACGCTACCGATGCAGTGCCTCAGCTACAGGGGCATCTCCCGCTGGCGTGGAGCCAGCCTGGGGTATAGCCAGCATggcaccccctgctccctgcccctctggTGCCAGGGATGGGTCAAGGTGAAGGACCAGGGAGGAGCAGCACCTTGCACTTGAGCCATCCACCACTGGGAGAACTATCCCGCGGGGCTGATTCCTGCCAgcgtaacttagagcagccccaggAATGTGGGAGAAGACAGGCGACTTCGTTACCTGTCCCCTGCCTGCCTGTGCACGGCTCCCCTGGGCCCCAGCACCTGGCCCAGCAGGCTCAGTTGGATTGTCTCCAGTTACACAGGGCGATGACACTGATCTAAATGACCAGCCCTTCCCAGCGTCCAGCCCCCCAGGATGGGCCGTCGCCTCCCCATGCCTGGAGTGGAGGGAAGCACTGCGTGGGAAGACACTGATCTAAATCCGAAAGagctgggctggcagccccaggcCGTTGGATACACGATGGGCAGCTCAGCAAACCCAGCCTGCTGCCCTGTGATACTGCATCAAAGAACCCGCCTAGCTGGAGGCCCTTCGTTCTGTCTAGTTAGTGATTTATTGAGGACAGGGTACTCGTACAAGGGGAGAGTTTAGATCCTACAGGAGTCTTTTCACTGCAGCTGCCTCCCGGTTTGGgggatgggctgggggaggaggaggaggatggtgaGAACCCAGGGTACGTCGGACAGGTTAATAGTCACTACGTCCTCTAGGAGACACTATGGCAACTCTCAGTCCTTGAAGTGCTGCAGATGGGACCTTTCCGAGACATCCCCTCACCCAGGCCAGCAACTCCTCGGAGCCGTGCCAGGGAACTGCGACTGGAAGGTGCCCGTGGCCTTGGTGACTCTCCAGCAAAGGCAGGAGAGCTCCCTAAGAAGCCACATCGGCCGGCAACAGCACTAACGTCCTTGCTGGGTATCAAACAAGCCCATGGCAGGCATGAAGATGCCCCGCTCCATCTCATGTGCAGACACAGGCTAAAGTAACAACATTTGGTCTTGGGAGATGCCAAAGGAACAATCTCTACTGCTTCCCTCGGGGCTGGTGGAGTTTAGCAAGGCGTGCCCAGGGCCACGATCTGGGGAGGCGACTCCCTGGGCTTGTCGAAGAAGATGGAGGAGGACATCTCCGTCTTCAGCTTGCTGTCTGAGCTGCTGCCCTCGCTGGAGGCTGCGTCCTGGCTACACTCctcacagcagcaacagcagcagtccATGAAGGCCTGCCCCAGCGGCTTACagaggcagagaagcagcacGGGGGTGACGGAGCACTTGAAGAACAAGAAGAACTGGTTGATGAGGCTGAGCAGGTCCAAGGTCTGCTTGGACATATCCGGGGACAGGTAGGCCACCACGACGTTGCAGATGTTCTCGGGGATGGTGCACAGGCCATAGATCACCGTCAGGCCTATGACGGTGCAGTTCAGCTGCCTCTCGCACTGGCCGTGTTTGGACCCCCGGCACTCCGCCTTCTTCTCGGTGTTGCTGATCCTTCGGGTCACCAGCTGGCAGCTCACGGTGAAGAGGATGGGCAGGCAGAAGTAGCAGCCAAAATACCACCACATCCTGGCGTTTTGGTAGGTGAGGACCAGGGAGTAGACGGACTCCGGCAGCTCCAGTGAAGGCTTCATGGTGCAGTACTCGGTCACCAAACCGGAGACTGGCGACGTGTCCTGCGTCAGCTGCCAGAGGAGAAtctcaggcacagagagggtcaTGGAGCCCACCCAGATGACCGCCAGCTTGGCAATGATAGACTGGCACTGCTCTATGGGCCGCATCTTGAGCTGAGGGCTGGTCGCTGCGTGGAACCTGTCGATGCCCAGGGCACAAAGGCTGAAGGTGGTGACACCTAAGGAAGACACCTGGGGACATGGAAGAAGAGACAGGCTGGGGTCACTGTGTGGCACTAAATGGAGACAGGGTTGCATTGGCCAGAGACACATCAGGCCTTTACAGCTGGTGAGATGGAAGTTTGCAAGGCGGCTCTTTGCTGGTCAGTGAGAACACTACTGAGCCAGAGTTTAAGGGGGTTCCCAGGGCTTGTGCCCCAAATCTGACCCACCTGCCAAAGTTTGACCATTTCCCAGATTCCAAAGCCCTGCATTTCTAAAGCAGCCGCCGAGGAATTAACAACCACACATCACAACAGTTCCCAGCCACCCGACTGTTTGTTAAGGGGCCAAGAACACCATTTCCTGCTTCTTCTGCAGCAATGGGGAGCACTCTGAGGGCAGGAGCAAGGGCTGCAGGGGAGGTGAAAGTACAGCTACAAACCCAGTTTACACACACATTCCTGTGAGTGACTGTGCAATGCAAGTGCCTAAGAGGTGCCTGCAGCCGGAGACATAACTGCACCTTCAGCGCACGGCACGGACATTACATGGAGCCTCACCGCACCTGGGAAGGAGCTCGAGCTGCCCCCAGgaagtaaactgaggcagagggattcagtgacttgcctgaggctGCCCAGGGAGTCCAGCGGCAGAGCCAGGAGGGTTTGAGCCCCTGTGCTCATCCCTCCAGGCCAGGGCTCTCCTCCTTTTTCACCCGCTTGACTAGAATGCCTGTCCCGCGCGCCCCTCCCATAACATCTCCAAAGAGCGCAgatgaggggttggaagctcacTTAAGCTCACTTGactgtgtgcttgattggttgtttgaaaagggtgggaactgggagtgctttgttccaggtgagccttaagtgggcctgactgtataaaaagccagtcagctgcaaaccagctgagcagcgaacagcacaGCAGCTAACAGAAGGAGTTGGCCTGGGGAGAGCCCGTTTAGGCTTACACCTTGCcggattctctgagtaattactacaactcctgaggaagcttgtataaggaaggtaatatggatggggggtgttcagctgttgtgacctgcactggatgtgccatgtttgtctttcttccacaggacagatgcgactttgtctgtacaaagggcaagctggtctccatactggaaaagaaggttcaag comes from Lepidochelys kempii isolate rLepKem1 chromosome 21, rLepKem1.hap2, whole genome shotgun sequence and encodes:
- the GPR37L1 gene encoding G-protein coupled receptor 37-like 1 — translated: MPLPWSLMLSLLVLQTSGAMATLGTAPLIRGRRAHPGQEHGDGGGGLGPDLPDDVLLGSPGKVWHPRDGHQVPPASERLTRERLRRGTKDEDSKSVQQYMPGIRVEFPRPINPASLQPTKPLVPSSTDPAEHRDGTHTDLQGTDPRGNLPTAPDKRLQIQNPLYPVTENSYSAYAVMFLSLIVFAVGIIGNLSVMCIVWHSYYLKSAWNSILASLALWDFLVLFFCLPMVIFNEITKKRLLGDISCRIVPFMEVSSLGVTTFSLCALGIDRFHAATSPQLKMRPIEQCQSIIAKLAVIWVGSMTLSVPEILLWQLTQDTSPVSGLVTEYCTMKPSLELPESVYSLVLTYQNARMWWYFGCYFCLPILFTVSCQLVTRRISNTEKKAECRGSKHGQCERQLNCTVIGLTVIYGLCTIPENICNVVVAYLSPDMSKQTLDLLSLINQFFLFFKCSVTPVLLLCLCKPLGQAFMDCCCCCCEECSQDAASSEGSSSDSKLKTEMSSSIFFDKPRESPPQIVALGTPC